One Bacillota bacterium genomic window, AGGGAGGCGGCGATCTTGAAGGCCATCTCCGACGAGTCGACGGGGTGGTAGGAGCCGTCGTCGAGGGTGACGCGGACGTGGGTGACCGGGTAGCCGGCCAGCACCCCCTCCGCCATGGTCTCGCGGACGCCCTTCTCCACCGCGGGGATGTACTGGCGGGGGACCGCGCCGCCGAAGATCTTGTCGACGAAGTCGAACTCGGCCTCGGGAAGCGGGTCGATCTGGAGGAAGACGTGCCCGTACTGCCCGTGGCCGCCCGTCTGTTTCTTGTGCTTCCCCTCGGCGCGGGCGTGCTTCCGGATGGTCTCGCGGAAGGCGACCCTGGGCTCGACCAGCTCCACCTCCACCTGGAACTTCCGCCGGAGCCGGTCGCGGAGCACCTCCAGGTGGACGTCGCCCATGCCGGAGACCAGCACCTGGTGCGTCTCGTGGTTCCGTTCCACCCGGAGCGACGGGTCTTCCTCGAGGAGACGGGCCAGTCCGGCGCTCACCTTGTCCTCGTCGCCGCGGGCCTTGGGTTGGACGGCCATGGTGTAGACCGGCTCGGGGACCGGGAGGGGCGGCACCTGGAGCCGCGCCTCCGGCGTCGTCAGCGTGTCGCCGGTCTGGGTGACCGCCAGCTTGGCCAGCGCCACGATGCTCCCTGCCGTCGCCGACGCCACCGCCTGCTGCTCCTTGCCCTTCAGGACGAAGATCTGCGCCACCCGCTCCGCCGCCTCCCGGTTGACGTTCCAGACCTGGGAGTCGGCCCGCAGGGTGCCCTGGAAGATGCGCAGGACGGAGAGGCGGCCCACGTACGGGTCGGTCTGGGTCTTGATCACCTGGGCGCAGAGGGGCGCCCCGGGATCCCCGCTCAGCTCCGCCGTCGCACCGCCGGGCCCGGAGACGGCCAGCGCCCGGCTGCGCGCCGCCGGCTCCGGCGCCAGGCGGAGGATCTGCTCCAGCGCTTCCTCCACGCCCAGATCGGAGGTGGCGGAGAGGGCGAAGGCCGGCACGAGGTCGCCCGCCCGGACGGCGGCGACGAGACCCCGCTCCAGCTCCTCGGGGCTGAGCTCGCCCGCCTCGAGATAGCGCTCCAGCATCGCCTCGTCCTGCTCGGCGGCCAGCTCGAACAGCTGCTGCCGGTACCCGGCCGCCTGCTCGAGGAGCTCAGGGGGAGCCTCGATCTCCACGCGCCTGCCGCCGGCGCGGCCCCAGGCCTGGCCGCTGAGGACGTCCAGGACGCCGCGGAAGCCCGATTCGGCTCCCACAGGAAGGGTAAGGGGCACCAGGCGGGAGCCCGCCAGGGATCGGAGCGGCTCCAGCGCCCCGTCGAAGTGGGCTCGCTCGCGGTCCATCTTGTTGACCAGGACGAAGCGCGCCAGACCGGCCTCGCCCGCGCGGTCCCAGGCCTGCACGCCGCCCACCTGGGGGCCGGCGGAGGCGTCCACCACCAGGGCGGCGGCGTCGGCGCCGCGGAGGGCCGCCAGCGACTCGGCGGCGAAGTCGAAGTATCCGGGCGCGTCCAGGAGCGTGAGTGGCTGGTCGTGCCAGCGCAGGGTGGCGAAACCGGTGAAGAGCGAGATCTTCCGCTGGACTTCCTCCGGCTCGAAGTCCAGGGTGGCGTTGCCGTCCTCCACGCGCCCCCGCCGGCCCACCGCCCCTGCCAGCGCCAGAACGGACTCCGCCAGGGTGGTCTTGCCGGAACCGGAGTGGCCGACGAGGGCCAGGTTGCAAGGCACCGATCTGGTCATGGCTCAGCCCCCTCTGGATCGGAGGCCGAGCCCCCGGGGATCCGGGACGCCGCCCTCTCGGCTCCGACCCCGACTGCTGCTGAGTCGGTTCGGCCCCGGCACCCTGTTCCCTGCCGCCGGTCCCCTCGCAACTTCTGGCGGGAGGGCTTACGTCTTCTCCGCCAGCGCCCGCTCGGGCCGGTAGCCGGCGATCCCCCAGGTGAAGCTCTGCTTGAAAATCCTCAGCTCCAGCGAGGTGGCGGTGTCCACGATGCCATCGATGGCGGCCAGATCCTCGATCAGGAAGCGCGACAGCTCCTCGTTGGAGGCGAAGTAGGCCTCGACCAGGATGTCGAAGTCGCCCGTGGCGGCGGCCACGTACCGGACCCTGGGCATGGCGCAGAGCGCCTTGACCACGTCCTCGTGGCGGTGGGTCTCGACGTTGATCCCGATCAGGGCCGGGGTGCGGAAACCGATCTGGAAGGGGTCGGAGACCGCGGCGATGTGGATGATCCCTTCCTGGACCAGGCGCTGGAACTTCCGGCGGATGGTCCCCTCGGTGACGCCGATCCGCTTGGCCAGATCGACGAAGGACATGCGGCCGTCCTCCTGCAGGAAGAGAATCATCTCACGCTCGGTCCGGTCCAGCTCCACCATCGCTTTCGGCCTCCTCGGGCGGCCTGCGGCCGGAGGCCGCGCCCCTCCACGCTTGCGGCCACCCCGCGCCCGCCGCCGGTCTACGCTTTTCGCCTCAGTATTCTACCCGTCTTCCGGATTCCGCACGATACCCAGCACGGGCCGCAGCGGCGGCACCGGCTCCTCCGCCACCCGGACGCCGGCAGCCACGTGGCGCACGGCGTCCCGCGCGGCTTCCTCGTCGCGGGCGAGGAAGCGGACGAGCGGCTGCCCCTTCTCCACCCGCTGCCCGACCTTGGCCAGCACCACGGCGCCGACGCCATGGTCGACCGGATCGCCCTCGCGCCTCCGGCCGGCTCCCAGCGACATGACCGCCTCGCCCACGCGGCGGGCGTCCAGCCGCTCCAGCCAGCCGGAGGCGGGAGCCGCCAGCTCGGCCTCGACCGGCGCCAGCGGCAGGCGCTCCGGCTCCTCCACCACGCGCGGATCGCCGCCCTGCGCCTCGACCATGCGCGCCAATCGCTCCAGGCCGGCGCCCCGCGACCAGGTCTGGCGCACCTGGGCCAGCGCCGCCTCCTGGTCCGGCGCCCTGCCGGAGAGCAGGAGCGCCTCCGCCGCCAGCGCCTCGGTGCAGGCGCGCAGGTCCGGTTCGGCCCGCCCGGCCAACGCCTCGACGGCCTCACGCACCTCCAGGGCGTTGCCCACCGTCCGGCCCAGCGGCTGCTCCATCTGGGTCAGCACGCCGTGGACGGTCAGGCCCAGCTCCCGCCCCGTGGCCACCAGGCTCCGCGCCAGGCGGAGCGCCTCTTCCTCCCGGCTCATGAAGGCGCCGGAGCCCACCTTGACATCGATCACCACCGCGTCCGCACCGCCCGCCAGCTTCTTGGAGAGGATGCTGGCGGTGATCAGGGGGATGGAGTCGACGGTGGCGGTCACGTCGCGAAGGGCGTACATGCGGGCGTCGGCGGGCGCCAGCCGGGCGGAGTGGCCGGCGACCACCAGGCCGATGCGGCGGGCCTGCGCCAGCGCCTCCTCCGCCTCGAGGCGGGTGCGGAAGCCCGGGATGGACTCCAGCTTGTCCAGGGTACCGCCGGTGTGGCCGAGGCCGTGGCCGGAGAGCTTGACCACCGGCAGGCCCAGCGCCGCCAGGAGGGGAATGGCCACCAGCGTCACCTTGTCGCCCACGCCGCCGGTGCTGTGCTTGTCCACGTGCGGCCCGGGGAGGGAGCCGAGATCGAGGCGCTCGCCCGTGGCCGCCATCGCCTGCGTCAGCGCCGCGGTCTCCGCCGGACTCATCCCCCGCCAGAGCACCGCCATCATCCAGGCAGCCATCTGGGCGTCGCTCACCTGGCCGGCCATGTACGCCTCGATCCAGGCGCGGATGGCGCCTGCGGGATGCTCCTCGCCCCGCTTCTTCGCCTCGATGAAGTCGACGGGCCGGCTCACCGGGAACCACCCCCGCGGCCGGGGCGGGTGGCCTCCGGGTCGGATCGGGCGTCCCGGAGCCCGGGCGGTGCCAGCCGGAAGGTGCGGGGGAGCAGCTCTTCCAGTCGCAGGAGGAGAGGGGTGCCGTCGGCCCGTTCCAGGATGACGGGCAGGTCCGGGTCGGCGAACTCCGCCAGCGTCTGCCGGCAACCGCCGCAAGGCAGGCATTCCGGGCTGTCGGGGCTGACCACGGCCAGCGCCCGGATCCGCCGGGCGCCTGCGGCCACCGCCGCCGCCACCGCAGCCTGTTCGGCACAGGTGGTCAGCCGGTAGGAGGCGACCTCCACGTTGCATCCGCTGAAGAGGCGCCCCTCCTGATCGAGCAGCGCCGCCCCGACGCGGAAACGCGAGTACGGCGCCCAGGCGTGGAGGGCCACCTGGTGCGCCGCCTTCAGCAGTCGTTCCATCTCCTCGGGAGCCGGTCGCGGAGCAGGCGACGGCCCCCGGTCGGGGGTGCCAGCCTGCGAACCTGCGGACGCCATCTCGCGCTCACCTCCGGCCACCCGCCAGCCGGCGGGCGGCGGGCGCCGGGCCTTATGTTACACCGTCGGACGCCTCAGCTGGGCACGCGGTCGCGGCTGGACGGGCTGGGGGGTGAGGGGGGATCCGACCTGGCCGGGGCGGCCGCCGGCGGCGCCGGCGTCTCGAGGCGGTGGTGGACGCGGTCGACGATGGTCAGCACCGCCAGGGCATACCCGCTGGGGGCGGCCCAGGTGGAGCCGGCGTTGTAGGCGGTCAGCGCCAGGGCCACGTCGCCGCCGTTCTGCCGGATCAGCCGCGCCAGGTAGGCCGTCCCGTAGCGGACGTTGGTGACGGGGTCGAACAGGGCGGAGAGCTGCAGCTCGCCCCCGCCCATCAGGTTCCGGTGGATCCAGCGGGCGGTGGAGGGGAGGATCTGCATCAGCCCGATCTCACCGGCGGCGCCGCGCGCCTCCGGGTTGAAGCCGCTTTCGTGGCGGATCACGGCGTAGATCAGCCAGGGGTCGAGCTGGTGGCGCCGCCCCTCGCGCACGATCGTCTCGGCCACCAGCGAGACCTCTCCCGGGCCCATGGAGGTGCCGCCCGCCCGGATCGCCGCCGCCAGCTGGGAGGCCAGCCCCTCGCCGTCCTCCACCACCGGTCCGCGCCCGTTCGGGCTTTCCCCCGCCGCCGGGCCCGCCGGCTTCGCCGCCTCCCCCGGGGCCGCAGGCGCCCCGGGCGGCGGAGAGCCGAGAAGGGACGGTGCGGGCCGGGGACGTAAGTGGGGATCCTCCTCCCCGCTCACCCCGCCCAAGGTGAGGCCGGCTCCGGCGGCAGGGTCGTTCGCCGCAGCCGGAGCCGCCCTCACCTCCCGGGCTGCAGGAGCCGGTGCGACCGCGCGCGCCAGGGCTGCGCCCCCGGCCGCCGAGAGGCCCACCGTGACGACCACCCATCCAGCCACCAGACGCCGCCGTGCGGACACAAGGATAGCCTCCTTCCTCCACATCTCCGGGACGTTCAGTCCCCTGCGGCACGGGGCGAGTATGTGCAGGAAGATCAAAAGTTACTCGCCCGGAGCGAGGAGGTGGATCGTTGGAGGCCTCTCGGACCTACGCTGAGGGAGTTGCAGCAAGCTCGCGGAGCGGAGGAGTGGCAACATGCAAGGACGGCCCGGATCCGGGCCGTCCTTCTCCTGTCTCTACCTTTTTCGACAGCGCAGGGTCGCCCGATCAGGCGCCGGGGACCTGCTCCTTCGCGGGCAGCCGGTTCCCGCAGTGGTAGCAGAAGCGCCATTCCTCGGCCACCGGCGAACCGCACCAGGGGCAGTAGACACGGCTGTCCGAAACAGCCGCCGCCACTTCCGCCGCCTGTCCGCCACGGCGGCCCCGTGCAGCCCCGCGGGCGCCCGTCCGGCCCCGACCCCGGGTGGCCAGCCGCGCCACGCCGCTTCCCGGGCGACCGATCTCCATGCCCAGCCGGCCGCGGTTCCGCGTCTCGATCTGGCCCTTCTCCCGCCACTTGTTGAGCAGGTAATAGAGCTTGCTGCGCTCGACGCCCAAGCTTTCAGCCAGCTCCTGCACCGGGACGGAGAACTTGCCGCCGCCCTCGTCGCATCGCCGCAAGATTTCCTCCAGCAGCTGCTGTTCGTCCATGGATGCTCCCCCTTGCGTGGAACCTTGCGTTTACCCTGCAAAGATATTCGATCCGGGCGCTCGACGCAAAGGGAATCTTTCGAACGGAAGGGGGGAGGGTCGACCGCTTTCATTGGTCATGACGGCGCTCACGACGGTCACCCGGCCAGGCTCTGATAGAGACGCTCGTAGCTTCCCACCACCTGCTCCACACCGAACCCCTCCATCGCCCTCCGGCGCGCCGCGCGACCGATGGCACGGCGGCGTTCCGGGTCCCGGGCCAGGGCCACGATCACGTCGGCCATCCGCTCTTCCTGCTCCGGAGGGAAGAGGAAGCCGGTCTCGCCGTCCACCACCACCTCCGGCAGCCCACCCCGGTTCGAGGCGATCACCACCGCTTCCGCGGCCATCGCCTCCAGCGCCACCAGTCCGAAGCTCTCGGTCTCGGACGGCAGGAGGAGCACGTCGGCCTCCCCCAGGAGCGCGGTCACGTCGTCCTGACGCCCCAGGAAGCGGACCCGCTCCCCCACCCCCAGCGCGTCCACCGCCGCCTCGGCGCTGGCCAGCTCCGGTCCGTCGCCGACCATCAGCAGCCGCGCCGGCACAGAGGCCGCGACTCGGGCGAAGATGCGGACGACCGCCTGCACCCGCTTGACGGGGCGGAAGTTGGAGACGTGGCAGAGCACGAGCTCGCCCGGCGCGGCCCACTCCTTCACCAGCTGGCGCCGCGGCCGGCGGCGGTAGACCTCGGCGTCGACGAAGTTGGGGATGACCTGGGGTCTGGGCACGCCCAGCTGGCGGACCGTCTCGTCCGCCAGCCAGCGGGAGACGGCGGTGACCGCGTCGCTCTCCCGGATGCTGTGCGCGGTCACCTCCCGGAAGGAAGGGTCCCGTCCGATCAGGCTGATGTCGGTTCCGTGGAGCGTGGTCACCACCGGCGTCCGCAGGGGCCGCAGGATCTCCCGCGCCAGCTCCGCGGCCGCCGCGTGGGGGATCGCGTAGTGGACGTGGAAGAGGTCGATCCGTTGCCGGCGGGCCACGTCCACCAGCTTGTTGGTCAGCGCCAGCTCGTACGGCGGGTAGTCGAAGAGCGGGTAGCGGGGGACCTCGACGCGGTGGAAGCGGATCAGGCGCTCCACCTCCGTCCCGGGGCGACGAAGCCGGAAGGGCAGCTCGTAGCTGATGAAGTGGACCTCGTGACCTCGCCGCGCCAGCGCCAACCCCAGCTCGCTGGCCACCACGCCGCTCCCGCCGTACGCCGGGTAGCCGACCATGGCGATCCGCATCGCTCACGCCGCCTCCATGGCCCGCCGGAGGAGCGGCGCCAGGCGCGGGCGGAGCTCCTCGGGCGCGTACCAGACGATCGCCTGGCGCGGCACGGTGAGGGCGGCCACCGTGGGCGAGAGCTCCTCCAGGGGGACGGGACGTCCCCTCTCGTCCTCCACCCAGATGGGTGGCGAGCCCGCGCCGGCCCCCTGGTACGGCGCGTACCCGGGCCGGCCGGTGCGGTCCAGGTGCAGGTAGAACTCGGGGTCGCAGCCGGCCGCGCGCACCTCGTCGGCGGCAAGGCGATGGGCCTCCGCCACCGCTTCCTCGTCCACCTCCCGGAAGGTCCGGCGGTAGACGGGTTTGAAGAGCCGCCGCTCCAGGAGCCGCCGGCTGAGGTCGGCCAGGATCGGGTCGGGTCCCTCCCGCCAGCGCTTCAGCGCCACCCAGAGCTCCACGTCGTCCAGCTCGAGGTACTCCTCCACCCCCGCCGTGCCGAGAAGGATCGGAGCCAGCGGTGCCTCACGGGGGAGGAGACCCTGCCGGCAGAGAAGGCGGGCGCGGCGGACGACCGCCTGGAAGAGCCGCTCGGCGCCGCGCGTGGTCTTGTGGTGGTAGACCTGCTGGTACATGTAGTAGCGGGCGAAGAATACTCCTCCACGGTCCAGACGCCCTTGTGGAGGACGACCGGATGCTCCTCGTGCACGCCCCCCAGCACGTGGATCAGCTGGCCCACGTCGAAACGACCGGCGCTGGCGCCGGTGTAGAGCGAGTCCCGGACGAGGTAGTCCATGCGGTCCACGTCCAGCTGGCTGGAGATCAGGTGGTGGAGGAGGGGCTCCCGCCTTCCCTCCAGCACCGCCGCGATCCGCTCCGGCAGCTCCCGGTCCAGCGCCTCCAGCCGGCGGTGGATCTCCGTCTCGCCGAGGAGGATCCGCCGTCCCCAGCTCTCGTGGCCGAGGCCGCCGGTCGACTCGGCCTCCAGGGCATGGGAGAGCGGCCCGTGGCCCAGGTCGTGGAGGAGCGCCGCCAGCGAGCCCAGCAGCCGCTGTTCCGGCGTGAGGCCCACCCCCAGCCGGCCCAGCTGGTCGGCCACCTCCCCGAAGAGGAACATGGCCCCCAGCGCGTGTCCGAAGCGCGAGTGCTCCGCCCCGTGAAACGTCAGGAAGCTCATCCCCAGCTGGGCGATCCGGCGGAGGCGCTGCAACTCCGGCGCGTCGACCACCGGCACGATCTCCGCCGGGACGCGGATCAGGCCGTGGACCGGATCCCGCAGCACCTTGTCCCCCCGCATCGCCGTCCCCCCCAGACGACGGACGGCCGGGGCGCCCGCGCGCCCCGGCCGCCGGCTCACCTCGCCGCCCTCGCCCTCAGGCCCGGGCGGGACCCTCGAACCCCCGGACCCTCTCAGGGCAGTGCCTGCCGGATCACGCCCCACCAGTCCGGCGTCTCATAGCCGAACTTCCAGATGGCAGCACCCGCCAACCCGTATTGTCGCACCAGGCCCAGCTTGGCCGCCAGGCCGGCGTTGTCGGTGAACCAGACCTCGTGCCGGACGCCGCTGCTATCGGTGTAGAAGAACTGCGTCTCGCCCAGGTCGGGATGCGGAATGGGCTGGACGCCGTACTTCGCGATCAGGTTGCGCGCGCCTTCAATGTACCAGGCCCTGGTGGGCTGGCCCGGCGCCCAGTCGTCGGCATAGGCCGGGATGCCGAGAAGGATCTTCTGCGCCGGTGCCTGCTGGACGGCCCAGGCGAGCCCCTGCTGCATCCACGGAAGCGAGCCGACGGGTCCGGGAGCGCTGCCGGGGTAATGCTGGTCGTAGGTCATGATGATCAGGTAGTCGGCTACCTTGCCCAGCGCAGCATAGTCGAAGTCGTGACCCCAGCTGTTGGCGCTGGCTGCGTCGCGCCAGGGCAGATCGATCGTCAGGAGCAGGTTCTGGGCGTGCAGCCGCTGGGCCAGCGTCGTCGCGAACTGGGTGAAGAGATCCCGGTCGGCGTTCTGCAGGTACTCGAAGTCGATGTTGACGCCGCTGTAGCCGCGGCTGGCGACGGTCAGGATGTTCTGGATCAGCCGCTGCTGTGCGGCCGGGTCGGCCAACACCCGGTGGATGCCGGGACCGCCGAACAGGCTCACCCGGAAGAACAACGGCTTCTGGTGGTCGCGCGCCCACTGGAAGAGCGCCGGGCTGTCGCTGCCCACGAGCGTGCCGGCTCCACCCGCCGAAGTATCCACCGTGTATCCCATGGTGATCACCCAGTTGATCCGGTCGGCACCCGCGTCGAGCGAGTCCAGATCGCCGGAGGACGCCCAGCCGGTCAGGATCGTTCCCGGTGTGGGCGCCGGTTTGGGCGGCGGCTGGACGCCCAGGAGCTGGAAGCGTACGTCCATGAAGCGGACCAGCATCGTGACCGTCTCCGCCCGGGTGGTGGCGTCGAAGGGCGCGTAGAGCGCCAGCTGGCCCGGCGCCGAGGGCCTGCCGGTGATGATGTTCTTCTTCACCGCGGCGCTGGCCTCGTTCGCCCAGGCGGGGATGGCGTCGTGATCCTGAAACTCCCAGAAGTACCGCGGCTCCGGCGTGACGCCCAGCTTCTCGAGGGCCCGGCCGAAGATGACGCCCATCTCGGCGCGGTTGAGCGCCCGGTTCGGCAGGAAGTACCCGCCCGGATAGCCCTTGAGGACGCCCGCCTGGACCGCCGCGGCGACCAGTCCCCGATCCTCGGCGGGAATGCTGCTCCAGTCGACGAAGGGCGCCTTCTGCGGCGTCACCGGTTGGAGTTCCAGGGCCCGTGCCATCCAGACGGCGAAGGCCTCGCGCGTGGTCGCCGCGTCCGGACGGAACTTGCCGTCCTCCGGGACGGTGAGCACGCCGGCCGACTGGGCGGCCAGGATGTAAGCCTCGGCCCAGTGCCCCCCGATGTCGGTGAAGCTCTGGGGCGACTGGGCCGAGGCGAAACCTGCCGGCGCGCCGGCCGCGAGCAGGACGGCCAGGAGCAGAACCGCCAGGGTCCGGAAGAGACCCGGTCGGTAGAGACGAACGGTCAAACGGACGACCTCCCCGGGGCCTCAGGCTCCGAAGGAGGTCCCCCTTCCTCCGGACGCCTGGTGCGGAATGTGACAGTAAGGGAGAGTTGCCTCCACGGGCGAGGCTACCATGGCTGGAAGAGCCGCCTCAATCGGAGCGCGCGAAGCGTAACCAACTTGTAATCCCTTTCGCGATCTGTCAGGAAGGTTGCGGAAGGTTTCTGAACCGTTGCCTGGGATGGACGTTCTTCGCACCGGCGGGGGACGGCTACGTGGCCATGCCACTTCTTACCCGTTTCTCAGGTTCCCCTTGGCCGGCCGTGAGAGCCGCCGGGTACCTTTGCCCCCGAGGCTGGACCCGTGGGAGGAAAGGGTCCGGCGGGAGGCGTGAGGCGATGGCACGAGTGGGACGGACGCTGGCCGTACTGGGGGCCGTGGGCGCCTTCGTCGCCGGGGGGGCCGCCGCGCTGCGAGACGCCCCGGGGGTGGTCCAGGCCGCTCCCGGCACCGCTTCCTCGGGCATGTCGACGGCGCAGCTGAAGGCGCTCCAGGAGAGCCTGAGCCGGCAGGTGGCGGCCCAGGAGCAGACGCTCTCCTCGCTCAACGACCGGGAGCGGCAGCTGGAGCAGGCGCTGGCCGCGGCCCAGCAGCAGCTCCGGCAGGAGCAGGCGCTCCTCGCCCGGGCGCGCCAGGCCCGGCTCCAGGCCCAGCAGGCCGCGCAGGCGGCGCCGCGCGTGGACACGACGACCGGCGCCTCTTCCAGCCGCGGCGACGAGGGAGAGCGCGAGCACGACGGCATCTCCTCCTTCTTCGGGTCCGGGGAGGAAGAGGGCTCCGAGGGGTGGGGAGAATGAGCCGCCGGGCGCGGCACGCGGCGCAGCCCGGCCCGGTGACGCGGCTCGAGCTGCGCCGGAGGCGGATGGCCCGCTGGACGGCCGGATGGCTGGCGGGCGCGCTGGCGCTCTTCGGCGGAACGGTGGCCTGGGCGGCGGGCCATCCGCCGCGCCCGGCCCATCCCACCGCCGCCAGCCGCCGGGCGTCCCAGGCGGACCTTCCTCCCGAGCTCCGCCAGCTCCTCCAGCGCTCGCAGGAGCTGGACCAGCGGCTCCGCACGGCCGAGGTGCAGCTGACCGCGCTGGACCGCCGGGCCCGCGCCGCCGCGGGGCAGGCGGCCGCGCTGCCCCCGCCCCCTCCGGCGCCGAGCCTTCCGTCCATGCCGCAGGTGCAGACGACCACGGGCGCCAGTTGACCGGGCCGAGGAAGCGATCCTCATGGGCGAGTGGCACGGCCGCGCCATGGCGACCGAGATCGAGATCCGCACCGTCGAGCCGCCGGGGGCCCCTGCGGGGGTGGAACGCCTGGACGAGGCGGCGCGCCGGGCGCTGGCCCGGTTCGCCGAGGTGGAACGGGTCTGCACCCGCTTCCAGCCCGACTCGCCGCTGATGCGGTTCAACCGGGGCGGCGACGGCTGGCAGGAGGTCGACCCGCTCCTCTACCGGGTGGTCGCCCTGGCGGCGCGGGCCCGGCGACGGACCGGCGGCCGCTTCGACCCGCGCGTGCTGGAGGCGCTGGTCAGGATCGGCTACGACCGGACGCTGCCGGTCGGGCGGGGAACCCTTCGCCTCCCCGCTCCCCAGGGCCGGGCACGGCCGCTGCGAGACTCCGGCTGGCTCCAGCGCCGGCCGCGACGGCGCGCGCTCCGGCTGCGGGGGGCGCCGCTCGACCTGGGCGGGATCGGCAAGGGCTACGCGGTCCGGTTGGCCGCGCGGGAGATGGCGCCCGTCTCGGGCAACTTCCTGGTCAACGCCGGGGGCGATCTCGTCTGCCGGGGCCCCGGACCGGAAGGGGACGGGTGGCGCGTGGGGGTGGAGGATCCGCGCGGGGGCGCGGCCCCGGTGGCGGTGCTGGCGGTCCGGGACCGGGCGGTCTGCACCTCCTCCGTCCGCCGCCGGCGCTGGCTGGCCGGTGACCGGCCGGTCCACCACCTGATCGACCCGCGGACCGGCGAGCCGGCCGCCTCCGGGCTCCTGGCGGTGACGGTGGTGGGCGCGGATCCGGCCTGGTGCGAGGTCTGGTCCAAGGCGCTCTTCGTGGAGGGGGCGACGGGGGTGCGGGAGCTGGCGGAGCGCGAGCGACTGGCCGCCCTCTGGGTGACGGAGGAAGAGGAGCTGGGCTGGAGCAGCCGGATGGCGCCCTTCCTCATCTGGAGGGCCGCGGCATGAGCGCGGGACGGCAGGGCGCGGTGGAGGCCGAGCGGAACGAGGGCGGCCTCTCGATCCCGGGGTTCTTCCTCGCGCTGGGCGCGGGCTGGCTGGCCGGCTACCTGCTCGGGACGCTGGCCGCGCCCTTTTTCGGCAGCCGGACCTTTCCCTGGGTGGTGGCGCGGGCAGCCGGGATGAGCGCCTATGTGCTGCTGGAGCTGGCCGTCCTCGCCGGCCTCGCGCTCTCCCACCCGTGGCGCTGGGGCCGGCGGCGCCCGTCGCCCGACTTCCTGTACCGGACGCACTCGGTCCTCTCGCTGGCAGCGCTGGCGCTGGTGGCCACCCACGCCGTCGCCCTGGCGCTGGACCCCTTCGTCCAGGTGGGCTGGCGCGGTGCGCTCCTGCCCGGGGGCGCGGTCTACCGGACGGGTCCGGTGGCGGCCGGCGTCCTGGGCGCCTACCTGGCGCTCCTGGGCGCGGTGAGCGCCGGGCTCGGCCCGGCCATGGCCCGCCGCTGGGGCCCACACCTGGGACGGCGGCTCTGGCTCCCGCTCCACCGCGTGGTGCTCCTGGCCTGGGTGCTGGCCTGGTTCCACGGCGTCCTGGCAGGAAGCGACACCCCCGCGCTCCGCGCCTTCTACGCGGTCAGCGGCGGGCTGGTCGTCCTCCTGGCCGCCACCCGCTACCTGGCCCGCCGGCCGCAGGCGGCGGCCAGCTCGCCCCAGACGGCCAGCTGGACGGCGGAGGGGACCGTGCTCCGGGCGGATGGGTTGGGCAGGCAGGCGACGGGCAGGGGACCCCGGGAGAGCTCCAGCTGACCCGCGTCGGCCGACCAGTCCAGGGGAGCCGAGCGGGGAAGGCCCAGCACCGCGCGGGCCACGTCCTTGCCGAGGCAGGCCAGGCGTCGCGGCCGCCAGCGCTCCGCCTCCGCGCGGAGGCGGCGGCCGCCCTCGACCATCTCCGGCCAGCCCAGGTCGGCCGACCCGGGCGTCACCCGGTCGACCAGGTTGACGATGCCGATGCCGTAGCGGGGGAGCTCCCGGTCCTGTTCGGGCGCCAGCTCCACCGGCGTCCAGCCCGAGCGGGCCAGCATGCGCCAGAAACGGTTGCCCGGGCCGGCGAA contains:
- a CDS encoding mismatch-specific DNA-glycosylase; this translates as MSAGPAGWRVPPVLAPGLDLLVVGYNPGRRSGLTGHHFAGPGNRFWRMLARSGWTPVELAPEQDRELPRYGIGIVNLVDRVTPGSADLGWPEMVEGGRRLRAEAERWRPRRLACLGKDVARAVLGLPRSAPLDWSADAGQLELSRGPLPVACLPNPSARSTVPSAVQLAVWGELAAACGRRAR
- a CDS encoding S-layer homology domain-containing protein, translating into MTVRLYRPGLFRTLAVLLLAVLLAAGAPAGFASAQSPQSFTDIGGHWAEAYILAAQSAGVLTVPEDGKFRPDAATTREAFAVWMARALELQPVTPQKAPFVDWSSIPAEDRGLVAAAVQAGVLKGYPGGYFLPNRALNRAEMGVIFGRALEKLGVTPEPRYFWEFQDHDAIPAWANEASAAVKKNIITGRPSAPGQLALYAPFDATTRAETVTMLVRFMDVRFQLLGVQPPPKPAPTPGTILTGWASSGDLDSLDAGADRINWVITMGYTVDTSAGGAGTLVGSDSPALFQWARDHQKPLFFRVSLFGGPGIHRVLADPAAQQRLIQNILTVASRGYSGVNIDFEYLQNADRDLFTQFATTLAQRLHAQNLLLTIDLPWRDAASANSWGHDFDYAALGKVADYLIIMTYDQHYPGSAPGPVGSLPWMQQGLAWAVQQAPAQKILLGIPAYADDWAPGQPTRAWYIEGARNLIAKYGVQPIPHPDLGETQFFYTDSSGVRHEVWFTDNAGLAAKLGLVRQYGLAGAAIWKFGYETPDWWGVIRQALP
- a CDS encoding FAD:protein FMN transferase, coding for MGEWHGRAMATEIEIRTVEPPGAPAGVERLDEAARRALARFAEVERVCTRFQPDSPLMRFNRGGDGWQEVDPLLYRVVALAARARRRTGGRFDPRVLEALVRIGYDRTLPVGRGTLRLPAPQGRARPLRDSGWLQRRPRRRALRLRGAPLDLGGIGKGYAVRLAAREMAPVSGNFLVNAGGDLVCRGPGPEGDGWRVGVEDPRGGAAPVAVLAVRDRAVCTSSVRRRRWLAGDRPVHHLIDPRTGEPAASGLLAVTVVGADPAWCEVWSKALFVEGATGVRELAERERLAALWVTEEEELGWSSRMAPFLIWRAAA